Within Quadrisphaera sp. DSM 44207, the genomic segment CTCGGCGTCGGATCAGGGGGCGCTGGTGAGGGCGGACGCGGGCAGGCCGCGGATGGACGCGTCCAGCACCTCCACCGTGTGGGCCATGCCGATGTCGGCGCCGGAGCGCTGCAGCGCCGAGCTCACCTGCATCAGGCAGCCGGGGTTCGCCGTCACCAGCAGCCGGGCGCCGGTGGCGACGATGTTCTCGGCCTTGCGGTCGCCCAGCTCCCGGGCCGGCTCGGGGTTGAGGATGTTGTAGATGCCGGCGGAGCCGCAGCACAGGTCCGCCTCGGCGATCTCGCGCAGCTGCAGGCCGGGGACGCCGCGCAGCAGCTCGCGCGGCTGCGCGCGCACGCCCTGGGCGTGGGCGAGGTGGCAGGCGTCGTGGTAGGCGACGGTGACGTCGAGCGGGTGGCGCGGGGCGACCGGGCCCAGCTCGCTGAGGATCTCGGTGACGTCCTGCACGCGCGCCGAGAACGCGGCGGCGCGCTCGGCGCAGCGCGGGTCGTCGGCGAGCAGGTCGGCGTACTCCTTCATCGTCGACCCGCAGCCGGCGGCGTTGACGACGACGCGCTCGACCCCCGCGTCCTCGAAGGCGTCGACGAGGGCTCGCGCGTAGCGCTGGGCCTCGGCCTCGCGCCCGTTGTGCGCCGACAGGGCGCCGCAGCAGCCCTGGGCGCGCGGGATGACGACCTCGCAGCCCTCGGCGGCGAGCACGCGGGCGGTGGCGGCGTTGACGCCGGGGAAGAACTCCCCCTGAACGCACCCGGTGAGCAGGCCCACCACCGCGCGGCGGGTCCCGACCGCGGGCACGCGCTCGGGCAGCTGCTCGCGCGGGCCGATCCGCGGCGCGATGGACTCCATCGCCGCCAGCTGCGGCGCTGCGCGCAGCAGGCCCGTGCGGCGCACGAGGCGGTCCAGGCCCAGGCGCTGGTAGGCCCACAGGGGTCCGCGCACCAGGCGCAGGCGCCGGGGGTGGGGGAAGAGGGCGAAGATCCCGGCGCGCAGCAGGCGGTCCTTCGGCGAGCGGGTGTGGTGCCGCTCGACCTGGGCGCGGGTGGTCTCGATGAGCTTGTCGTACTGCACGCCGGAGGGGCAGGCCGTCACGCAGGCCATGCAGCCCAGGCAGGCGTCCCAGTGCTGCACCATCGCGTCGCTCAGGGGCTCCCCCTCGAGCCCCTGCTTCATCAGGTGGATGCGCCCGCGCGGGGAGTCCATCTCCTCCCCCCACAGCGCGTACGTGGGGCAGGTGGGCAGGCAGAAGCCGCAGTGCACGCAGTCGCCGACCAGCGCGGCGTCCGGTGGCCGGTGGTCGTCGAAGGCGCCGTGCTGCCCGGGCCCGCCGCCGGTGGGCACGTGGCCGTGCTGGTTCGCGCCCTTCCCGCGGGTGCGCGGCATGCCGAGGTCGGTCATCAGATCCCTCCCACGAACCGGCCCGGCGCCAGCCGGCGCTCGGGGTCGAACTGCTCCTTGACGCGGCGCATGAGGTCCAGGCCGGGCACCGGGCCCCACGCGTCCACGGCGTCCTCGACCTCGGGCGGGGCCTCCAGGACGACGCACGCGCCGCCGTGCTCGGCGCAGGCCGCGCGCAGGCGGGCGACCACCTCGGCGGCCGCGGCCGGTGCGGTGCCCGGCGGCAGGCCCGCGTGCAGGACGCCGGCGCCGGCGGACCCGCGCACCGCCGGGCGCACCCCCGCACCCTCCGCGCACGCCTGCACCGCGGACAGGACCGCCGCCAGCCCGGAGAGGGCGGAGGTGAGCTTCAGCCCGGTGCCGCCGACCGCCCACGGGTAGCGGCCCCACCCCTGCGGCAGGTCGGCGCCGACGCGCGCCCCGGCCCCGAGGAGGGCCGCGGCGCTCGCGGTGCGGGCCTCCACCCCGCCCGGGGTGCCCTCCAGCAGCACCGACAGGACGCCGGGGCCGTCGGCGGGCCAGTCCACCTCGAGCGCGGAGGGCACCACCTGGGAGTGGACCACCGCCTGCGCGAGGCGGTGCGCCTGCCCCGGGGAGTCGACGCCGGCGCTGAGCACGCGGCGCTCGGCCGGCAGCGGGTGCAGCCGGAACACGGCCTCGGTGATCACCGCCAGGGTGCCGTAGGAGCCGACGAGCAGCTTGCCCAGGTCGTAGCCGGCGACGTTCTTGACCACGCGGCCGCCGGCCTTGGCGACGACCCCGTCGGCGCGCACGAGCGTGACGCCGATCAGCAGGTCGCGGGCGGTGCCGGCGGCCACGCGCAGCGGGCCGCTGGCACCGGTGGCCAGGGTGCCGCCGACGGTGGCGCCGGGCGCGGTCTCGTCCAGCGCCAGGCGCTGGCCGGCCCCGGCGACCG encodes:
- a CDS encoding (Fe-S)-binding protein — translated: MTDLGMPRTRGKGANQHGHVPTGGGPGQHGAFDDHRPPDAALVGDCVHCGFCLPTCPTYALWGEEMDSPRGRIHLMKQGLEGEPLSDAMVQHWDACLGCMACVTACPSGVQYDKLIETTRAQVERHHTRSPKDRLLRAGIFALFPHPRRLRLVRGPLWAYQRLGLDRLVRRTGLLRAAPQLAAMESIAPRIGPREQLPERVPAVGTRRAVVGLLTGCVQGEFFPGVNAATARVLAAEGCEVVIPRAQGCCGALSAHNGREAEAQRYARALVDAFEDAGVERVVVNAAGCGSTMKEYADLLADDPRCAERAAAFSARVQDVTEILSELGPVAPRHPLDVTVAYHDACHLAHAQGVRAQPRELLRGVPGLQLREIAEADLCCGSAGIYNILNPEPARELGDRKAENIVATGARLLVTANPGCLMQVSSALQRSGADIGMAHTVEVLDASIRGLPASALTSAP
- a CDS encoding FAD-binding oxidoreductase, with translation MAVLSADRESVRRSLAAACADVRDATAADAVDGVAPALVARPASTEQTAQVLRAAAAHSLVVVPRGRGTKLTWGRPPERVDLVLDTTAMGAVVDHAAGDLIVQVQAGAALADVQAAVAGAGQRLALDETAPGATVGGTLATGASGPLRVAAGTARDLLIGVTLVRADGVVAKAGGRVVKNVAGYDLGKLLVGSYGTLAVITEAVFRLHPLPAERRVLSAGVDSPGQAHRLAQAVVHSQVVPSALEVDWPADGPGVLSVLLEGTPGGVEARTASAAALLGAGARVGADLPQGWGRYPWAVGGTGLKLTSALSGLAAVLSAVQACAEGAGVRPAVRGSAGAGVLHAGLPPGTAPAAAAEVVARLRAACAEHGGACVVLEAPPEVEDAVDAWGPVPGLDLMRRVKEQFDPERRLAPGRFVGGI